CCCCACAGGTGGCACtttgtccccccgtgtccccgctcACCGGGGGTGTCCCCGCCGTGCCGCCGCTGTCCCCGCAGGGTGTCGGGGTGCGCGGCCAGCGCGTGCCGCCGGATGTCCCCGAGGTGCAGCGAGGGCAGGGGACAGGCGCACAGGAGGCAGCGCAGCCGGTGGCCCCCGGCCTCCaggtccagcagcagctccgcCCGCAGCCACCCCCGCAGCGAGTccccggccgggccccgcgcCACCGCCACCCCCCCCGGGGACCCCTTGGTGGCCCTCGGGGACGGGGGACGGgcccggcggcgggcgggggacGGGGGCcctgtggggaggggacagcggggtcagCGAGAGGGGGACGGGGACAGCTTGGGGACAGAGGGGCTTGGgggggctgggatgttgggggagggggatgaggtggggacactctggggacaTTCTGGggtggggacattggggacaggacaggggacattggggacagcacaagggacaccctggggacaggatgggacattggggacaggACGGGACATTGGGGGCAGGACaagggacaccttggggacaggatgggacaTTGGGGGCAGGAcaggggacattgggggcaggacaagggacaccttggggacaggacaggggacattggggacaggATGGGCCCTTGGGGGCAGGACgagggacaccctggggacaggacgagggacaccttggggacaggatgggacattggggacagcacaggggacaccctggggacaggatgggacCTTGGGGACAATTTGgggacctggggctgctgctgccgccgtgggaggaggcacagggaggggcggggccgagTGGCTGGGTGTGGTCTGGGTGGGGCCGGTCTTAAAGGGGCAGTGTCCTTTTAAAGGGGGCGTGGCACTTAAAGGGGCAGCACCAATAGCTCCATTAAAGGGGCGTGGCCTCTTTGGGGGCGGGGTTACAGCAGAGGGGGTGtggtcaggctggagctgcacgGAATGGGGGCGTGGCCTATGTGAAAACGGGCGTGGCTCAGTTAAAGGGGCGTGGCCACATTTAAAGGGACAGGGATTCTCTTTAAAAGGGGCGTGGCACATTTAAAGGGACAGGGTCTCTCTTTAAAAGGGGCGTGGCCACACCTAAAGGGACAGGGCTTCTCTTAAAAAGGGGCGTGGCCACATTTAAAGGGACAGGGCTTCTCTTTAAAAGGGGCATGGCCACACTTAAAGGGACAGGGCTTCTCTTAAAAAGGGGCGTGGCCACACTTAAAGGGACAGGGCTTCTCTTAAAAAGGGGCGTGGCCACACCTAAAGGGACAGGGCTTCTCTTAAAAAGGGGCGTGGCCACACTTAAAGGGACAGGGCCTCTGTTTAAAAGAGGCGTGGCCACATTTAAAGGGACAGCGCTACTCCTAAAGAGGCGTGGCCACATTTAAAGCAACACTGCTCCTCTTAAAGGAGCCGCACCCCACCTGCcgcacccccagcccaccccgTACCTGTCCCGCAGGCGCCGCCGGGGGGGTCCctcggggcggggggggtgtCCCAGGTGGGCGTCCCAGGAGCGCAGCACCAGCTGCTTCTCGCGGGGCCCCCAGGCGCTGGAGTAGGGATGTTTCTGGCGGATGTGGCGCTTGATGGTGCTGAGCTTGAGCGTGGCCAGGGCGGAGCCGCACACCAGGCAGCGCATCCCGTGCCGCGCCGCGTTGAACTCCATCAGGTACTCGGCGCGCCAGCGCTCGTGGTAGTACCGGCGGTGGTCCCGGCCCGGCACACGGCTCCGGCCCGGCCGCGACGCCCGTGAgtcccggggctgctcccggggctgctcccggggTTTCTGGGGTTCCCGGGGCTGCTCtcgggggctctggggctcccggggctcccAGCGCCGGCGCGGCCCCCGcggggaaggggctgcaggggaggcCGGGGAGGGAGGTCAAGGCATGGGGGAggttggggaatttgggggggatttgagGGGTCTaagggggggaggggacaccCAGAATTAGGGGGAAGAGGTGGGGCAAGACTGGGGGCGGGTCTTAAAGGGACAGAGCATCAAAAGGGGGGGGTGCACAGGGCATCTTAAAAGAGGCGGGGGGGTTCTTAAAGGGGCAGC
This region of Corvus hawaiiensis isolate bCorHaw1 chromosome 34 unlocalized genomic scaffold, bCorHaw1.pri.cur SUPER_34a, whole genome shotgun sequence genomic DNA includes:
- the ZFTA gene encoding LOW QUALITY PROTEIN: zinc finger translocation-associated protein (The sequence of the model RefSeq protein was modified relative to this genomic sequence to represent the inferred CDS: deleted 1 base in 1 codon); translation: MAAAAGPRPFPPPRRKHPTRPPRAASALPGEVRLAAVTDFEYFRRRDGVTRSFLRYFPPRAAGRAERRPRCCDPEWSRKFPSEAETPEWMRKYPKTSWQASGPFAPPSPRGPRRRWEPREPQSPREQPREPQKPREQPREQPRDSRASRPGRSRVPGRDHRRYYHERWRAEYLMEFNAARHGMRCLVCGSALATLKLSTIKRHIRQKHPYSSAWGPREKQLVLRSWDAHLGHPPRPEGPPRRRLRDRAPVPRPPPGPSPVPEGHQGVPGGVAVARGPAGDSLRGWLRAELLLDLEAGGHRLRCLLCACPLPSLHLGDIRRHALAAHPDTLRGQRRHGGDTPGERGHGGTKCHLWGHPR